In a genomic window of Chloroflexota bacterium:
- the rny gene encoding ribonuclease Y, with the protein MGAGIDKLILILLGIPLAAIVGGVVGYFLRQYLVEARIQAAQEQAKQIIAQAETRAREIELAARDEAMKLRDRTEAELNRRRSELRRTEERLQNRLEAIERRFEQIENRERRLNQRQSQIDKRFNQVQKMEESIRSELERIAGLSSEEAKAELLKLVEQETRQEMARVIRQVEAEMHEKAEEKARELITLAIERVASDHVAETTVSTVPLPNDEMKGRIIGRQGRNIRAIEMCTGVDLVVDDTPEAVIISSFDPVRREVARMALGKLVQDGRIHPARIEREVEKARQEVERQIREAGEAAAIETGLQGLHPEILKLVGRLKFRTSYGQNQYYHAIETAHIAGLLAAELGADVKIAKMGGLLHDLGKAVSHEVEGPHAQVGADLARRYGVPEKVVNIIAAHHHETELQSLEAVIVAAADAISGARPGARREALEAYIKRVTALEELANSFEGVQQSYAIQAGRELRIIVKPEDVDDLAAIRLAKDIARKVEDNLEYPGQIKVTVIRETRSVEYAK; encoded by the coding sequence ATGGGAGCGGGAATAGACAAACTGATACTGATCCTGTTAGGGATCCCTCTCGCCGCCATCGTTGGTGGTGTAGTGGGATACTTCCTGCGACAGTATCTGGTTGAGGCTCGCATTCAGGCGGCCCAGGAACAGGCGAAACAGATCATCGCCCAGGCGGAGACTCGCGCTCGGGAGATCGAGCTGGCAGCCCGCGACGAGGCGATGAAACTGCGCGATCGGACCGAGGCGGAGCTCAATCGCCGGCGGTCCGAGCTGCGTCGAACCGAGGAGCGCCTTCAAAATCGCCTGGAGGCCATTGAGCGCCGGTTCGAGCAGATCGAGAATCGAGAGAGACGGCTCAATCAGCGACAGAGCCAGATCGATAAGCGGTTCAACCAGGTCCAGAAGATGGAGGAGTCCATCCGCTCCGAGCTGGAGCGGATCGCCGGGCTCTCCAGCGAGGAGGCTAAGGCCGAGCTCCTGAAGCTTGTGGAGCAGGAGACCCGCCAGGAGATGGCCCGAGTGATCCGCCAGGTGGAAGCGGAGATGCATGAGAAGGCGGAGGAGAAGGCTCGCGAGTTGATCACCCTGGCCATCGAGCGGGTGGCCTCCGATCACGTGGCCGAGACCACGGTCTCCACGGTGCCGTTGCCAAACGATGAGATGAAGGGGCGTATCATCGGGCGGCAGGGCCGGAACATCCGGGCCATCGAGATGTGCACAGGGGTCGATCTGGTCGTAGATGACACGCCGGAGGCGGTGATCATCTCCAGCTTCGATCCGGTGCGCCGCGAGGTGGCGCGAATGGCCCTGGGGAAGCTGGTCCAGGATGGGCGAATCCACCCGGCCCGCATCGAGCGGGAGGTGGAGAAGGCACGGCAGGAAGTGGAGCGCCAGATCCGGGAGGCCGGTGAGGCGGCCGCGATCGAGACGGGCCTGCAAGGCCTCCATCCGGAGATCCTGAAGCTGGTCGGGCGCCTGAAGTTCCGCACCAGCTACGGCCAGAACCAATACTACCACGCGATCGAGACGGCCCACATCGCGGGCCTCCTGGCCGCGGAGCTGGGCGCGGACGTCAAGATCGCCAAGATGGGCGGGCTGTTGCATGATCTGGGCAAGGCGGTCAGCCACGAGGTGGAGGGGCCGCACGCGCAGGTAGGGGCCGATCTCGCCCGCCGATACGGCGTGCCGGAGAAGGTGGTCAACATCATCGCCGCACACCATCATGAGACGGAGCTCCAAAGCCTGGAGGCCGTCATCGTCGCCGCGGCCGACGCCATCTCCGGCGCTCGACCCGGGGCCCGGCGGGAGGCGTTGGAGGCCTACATCAAGCGTGTGACCGCCCTGGAGGAGCTGGCCAACTCCTTCGAGGGGGTGCAACAATCCTACGCGATCCAGGCGGGGCGGGAGCTCCGCATCATCGTTAAGCCGGAAGACGTGGACGACCTGGCAGCCATCCGACTGGCGAAGGACATCGCGCGCAAGGTGGAGGACAACCTGGAGTACCCGGGACAGATCAAGGTGACCGTGATTCGGGAGACGCGTTCCGTGGAATATGCCAAGTAG
- a CDS encoding stage V sporulation protein S, which yields MDVIKVSARSRSTAVAGAIAGVVREHGRAEVQAIGASAVNQAVKAVAIARTYLAQDGIDVICIPAFTEVDIEGQERTAVKLVVEPR from the coding sequence ATGGACGTCATCAAGGTCTCGGCTCGGTCTCGATCCACCGCAGTTGCGGGAGCGATCGCAGGGGTCGTACGCGAGCATGGACGCGCTGAGGTGCAGGCTATCGGCGCCAGCGCGGTCAACCAGGCCGTCAAGGCCGTTGCCATCGCTCGCACATACCTGGCCCAAGACGGTATCGACGTGATCTGCATCCCGGCCTTCACGGAGGTCGATATCGAAGGGCAAGAGCGCACGGCGGTCAAGCTGGTGGTCGAGCCCCGCTGA
- a CDS encoding stage 0 sporulation family protein, with protein sequence MPKVVGVQFRFVSKIYHFDPAGHDDLEPGDWVVVDTARGREVAQVVQPPHEVPEEEIAEPLKPVVRRATAWDMVQRDRYIHREAEALQKCRECVAEHGLPMKVVRTEYNFDGGRLVVYFTAEQRVDFRALVRDLARRLRTRVEMRQIGVRDEAKLLGGFGKCGRRLCCASWLREFSPVSIKMAKQQDLPLNPSEISGVCGRLLCCLSYELDTYTDIKQKLPKVGTEVVTPQGKGRVRQIHALREMVTVRLEDETVVEIPASELIAGQKALEKGRGPCNGCPASRRSDGRR encoded by the coding sequence ATGCCGAAGGTAGTAGGGGTTCAATTCCGGTTCGTATCGAAGATCTATCATTTTGATCCGGCCGGCCATGATGACCTGGAGCCGGGTGATTGGGTGGTCGTGGACACCGCCCGTGGGCGTGAGGTGGCCCAGGTGGTACAGCCGCCGCACGAGGTCCCGGAGGAGGAGATCGCCGAGCCTTTGAAGCCGGTTGTGCGCCGGGCTACGGCGTGGGATATGGTGCAGCGCGATCGGTATATCCATCGTGAGGCCGAGGCGTTGCAGAAGTGCCGCGAGTGTGTGGCGGAGCATGGGCTGCCGATGAAGGTGGTCCGGACCGAGTACAACTTCGACGGCGGCCGGCTGGTGGTGTATTTCACGGCGGAGCAGCGGGTGGACTTTCGCGCGTTGGTGCGGGATCTCGCCCGCCGTCTGCGCACGCGCGTGGAGATGCGGCAGATCGGCGTCCGGGATGAGGCCAAGCTCCTGGGGGGATTTGGGAAATGCGGCCGCCGGCTGTGTTGCGCCTCCTGGCTGCGAGAGTTCAGCCCCGTCTCCATCAAGATGGCGAAACAGCAGGATCTCCCGCTGAATCCCTCGGAGATCTCGGGCGTGTGCGGGCGGCTGTTGTGCTGTCTGAGCTACGAGTTGGATACGTACACGGATATCAAGCAGAAGCTCCCCAAGGTGGGGACGGAGGTGGTCACCCCCCAGGGGAAGGGGCGCGTGCGACAGATCCACGCGCTGCGGGAGATGGTCACGGTACGGCTGGAGGATGAGACGGTCGTTGAGATCCCCGCATCCGAGCTGATCGCCGGACAGAAGGCGCTGGAGAAGGGGCGGGGCCCGTGTAACGGCTGCCCTGCCAGCCGCCGGTCCGATGGCCGGCGGTAG
- the holB gene encoding DNA polymerase III subunit delta', giving the protein MAMGDHKTVRPAWPVVGHDWAVRLLHQSLQQGRLSHAYLFVGPPGVGKTTLARALAQAALCQHDEIAARPCGECRACQLIGQDRHPDVRLVAPPEPGRPLAIDQIRELQREASLSPMEGRVKAFIVRELDRATPQAANALLKTLEEPPPHVMLLLTATQREALLPTVVSRCQVLTLRPLPVDVVEAALQERWQAPPELAALLARVSGGCLGKAVALLQDQKDQDWRVQCLEQIGQLVQAGYVERLALAEQLSRNPDRVRSILPLWLSWWRDVMLLQARCEDQIVNIDQRASLEEAARRWTADQVRETVRRLQDTLQHIQRNANARLALDVLFLHLPRSQVGP; this is encoded by the coding sequence GTGGCTATGGGAGATCACAAGACGGTTCGGCCGGCCTGGCCTGTCGTCGGACATGATTGGGCGGTGCGACTGCTGCATCAGAGCCTGCAGCAGGGGCGCCTGTCGCATGCGTACCTGTTCGTCGGCCCGCCGGGCGTTGGGAAGACGACGCTGGCGCGGGCGCTGGCCCAGGCCGCGCTCTGTCAGCATGACGAGATCGCCGCGCGGCCTTGCGGCGAATGTCGCGCCTGCCAACTGATCGGGCAGGATCGTCACCCGGACGTTCGCCTGGTGGCCCCACCGGAGCCCGGCCGACCGCTTGCCATCGACCAGATCCGTGAGCTGCAGCGGGAGGCCAGCCTATCCCCCATGGAGGGGCGGGTGAAGGCCTTCATCGTGCGCGAGCTCGATCGGGCGACGCCGCAGGCGGCCAATGCCCTGCTGAAGACGTTGGAGGAGCCTCCCCCACACGTGATGTTGTTGTTGACCGCGACCCAACGAGAGGCGCTGCTGCCCACGGTGGTGTCGCGCTGCCAGGTGCTGACGTTGCGGCCGTTGCCCGTCGATGTGGTGGAGGCGGCGTTGCAGGAACGCTGGCAGGCGCCGCCGGAGCTGGCGGCGCTCCTGGCCCGGGTGAGCGGCGGGTGTTTGGGGAAGGCCGTCGCCCTGTTGCAGGACCAGAAGGATCAGGACTGGCGCGTTCAGTGTCTGGAGCAGATCGGTCAGCTCGTTCAAGCGGGCTATGTGGAGCGGCTGGCTCTGGCCGAGCAGTTGAGCCGTAACCCGGATCGGGTGCGCTCGATCCTGCCGCTGTGGCTGAGCTGGTGGCGGGATGTCATGCTGTTGCAGGCGCGTTGTGAGGACCAGATCGTGAACATCGATCAGCGAGCCTCGCTGGAGGAGGCGGCGCGTCGATGGACGGCCGATCAGGTGCGTGAGACGGTGCGAAGGCTGCAGGATACGCTGCAGCATATCCAGAGGAACGCGAACGCTCGATTGGCCCTGGATGTGCTCTTCCTGCACCTGCCTCGATCTCAGGTTGGGCCGTGA
- a CDS encoding class I SAM-dependent methyltransferase codes for MRDEEITRINQAAWNQVSQPYQASAWISLEDVHYGPMIPGERELNLLGGPERVRGRRCLDVGCGGGQNSIVLARWGGQVVGLDISGAQLAHARRLARQAGVRVRFIQGDAGRMDGLADRSFDIVISVGALMFVADLDAAIAEVARVLAPHGVFVWSMNHPVDRCLVDPDGEPGYAWTSYWPSRRRVLGDDVWDFGPEDRRRVPACEFYYTTEDMVETLARHGFVVERLLEPLPLDPQAVPPRRIPYLWPDLQPDHAYMRRLQRVPPVILFRASLR; via the coding sequence GTGAGGGATGAGGAGATCACCCGAATCAACCAGGCCGCCTGGAATCAGGTGAGCCAGCCGTATCAGGCCAGCGCGTGGATCTCCCTGGAGGACGTGCACTACGGCCCCATGATCCCGGGAGAGCGGGAGCTGAATTTGTTGGGAGGGCCGGAGCGCGTGCGGGGGCGACGATGCCTGGATGTGGGCTGTGGCGGCGGCCAGAACAGCATCGTCCTGGCGCGCTGGGGAGGCCAGGTCGTCGGGTTGGACATCTCCGGGGCGCAGCTGGCTCATGCCCGTCGTCTGGCGCGGCAGGCCGGCGTCCGTGTGCGGTTTATCCAGGGGGACGCCGGCCGCATGGACGGCTTGGCGGATCGCTCGTTCGATATCGTGATCTCCGTAGGCGCGCTGATGTTCGTCGCTGATCTGGACGCGGCGATTGCCGAGGTGGCCCGCGTGCTGGCTCCACACGGCGTGTTCGTCTGGTCGATGAACCATCCTGTGGATCGATGCCTGGTGGATCCGGATGGGGAACCGGGGTATGCCTGGACGAGCTACTGGCCGAGCCGGCGTCGCGTTCTGGGCGACGATGTGTGGGATTTCGGGCCGGAGGATCGTCGCCGTGTGCCCGCCTGCGAGTTTTACTACACGACGGAGGACATGGTCGAGACGTTGGCCCGCCACGGGTTCGTCGTCGAGCGCCTGTTGGAGCCGCTCCCCTTGGATCCGCAGGCCGTGCCTCCCCGGCGCATTCCTTATCTCTGGCCGGACCTCCAGCCGGACCACGCGTACATGCGCCGGCTGCAGCGCGTTCCCCCCGTGATCCTCTTCCGGGCCTCCCTTCGATAG
- the mgsA gene encoding methylglyoxal synthase — MATIALIAHDGKKDELERFARAHRAELERFHLIATGTTGQRIAEATGLPVERMLSGPLGGDAQIAARVASGHVLAVIFLVDPLYAHPHEPDIQGLLRICNVHNVPLATNAATAELVLAGLTAS; from the coding sequence GTGGCCACGATCGCTTTGATCGCCCATGACGGCAAGAAGGACGAGCTGGAGAGGTTCGCGCGGGCCCACAGGGCGGAACTGGAGCGCTTCCACCTGATCGCCACCGGCACGACGGGGCAGAGGATCGCGGAGGCCACGGGACTCCCGGTGGAGCGGATGCTCTCAGGCCCGTTGGGAGGGGACGCCCAGATCGCCGCCCGGGTGGCCTCTGGGCACGTCCTCGCCGTGATCTTCCTGGTGGACCCTCTGTACGCCCACCCACATGAGCCGGACATCCAGGGGCTGTTGCGCATCTGCAACGTCCATAACGTCCCGCTGGCAACGAACGCAGCCACAGCCGAACTCGTGCTGGCCGGGCTGACGGCCTCATAG
- a CDS encoding YitT family protein: protein MSRARILPLIADYTLIVIGALLIALAADLFLIPNQVISAGLFGIAVIFYYLFGTPVGLVTLALNIPLFLAMLRWGGGWKAGVRTMVAVAVMSFAVDLMAGRLPVITTDPLLYTLYGGILDGLGIGLIFRAQGTTGGIDIIARLMQRWRGSEPGQVLLVLSGLTLAAAAIVFGIERALYAMIVATVSSMMVDLVQQGLGRAKVAFIVSTEHDRIRSAILEEMERGVTILQGEGGYTGEARPVLMCAVAQSEVSVLKRLIDRYDPNAFIVIAPAQEVLGEGFRGLHPAV from the coding sequence ATGTCGCGTGCACGTATTCTCCCCTTAATCGCGGACTATACCCTGATCGTGATCGGCGCCCTCCTGATCGCCCTGGCAGCCGATCTATTCCTCATCCCCAACCAGGTGATCTCCGCCGGGCTGTTCGGCATCGCGGTGATCTTCTACTATCTGTTCGGGACGCCGGTCGGGTTGGTCACCCTGGCCCTCAACATCCCGCTGTTTCTGGCCATGCTGCGCTGGGGAGGCGGCTGGAAGGCGGGTGTGCGCACCATGGTAGCCGTGGCCGTCATGTCCTTCGCCGTGGACTTGATGGCCGGGCGCCTGCCGGTGATCACCACGGATCCCTTGCTCTACACGCTCTACGGCGGCATCCTGGACGGACTGGGGATCGGCCTGATCTTCCGGGCGCAGGGCACGACGGGTGGCATCGACATCATCGCCCGGCTCATGCAGCGCTGGCGGGGCTCCGAGCCGGGACAGGTGCTGCTGGTGCTGAGCGGGCTCACCCTGGCCGCCGCGGCCATCGTCTTCGGGATTGAACGAGCCCTCTACGCCATGATCGTGGCCACCGTGTCCAGCATGATGGTCGATCTGGTCCAACAGGGGCTTGGGCGCGCCAAGGTCGCCTTCATCGTGTCCACCGAGCACGACCGCATCCGGTCCGCTATCCTCGAGGAAATGGAGCGCGGCGTGACGATCCTACAGGGCGAGGGGGGATACACCGGGGAGGCGCGACCGGTGCTCATGTGCGCGGTCGCCCAATCCGAGGTAAGCGTGCTCAAGCGGTTGATCGATCGATACGATCCGAACGCCTTTATCGTCATCGCGCCCGCCCAGGAGGTTCTGGGCGAGGGATTTCGCGGGTTGCACCCCGCCGTGTAA
- a CDS encoding triose-phosphate isomerase, producing MRTPIIAGNWKMNKTIAEAEELVKGMLDGLTAVQNVEKVLCPPFVDLDRVATLIRGTDIGLGAQNMHWEEKGAFTGEISPLMLVDLCQYVILGHSERRAYFGETDELVNRKVKAALSHGLTPIICVGETEAQYDAGETESVVRGQVEGVLDGLTADQVAKVVIAYEPVWAIGTGKAATAEQAQQVIGGVVRATIERLYGRDVAEQVRIQYGGSTNSKNIREIMSQPDVDGALVGGASLRADEFVAMIRITSEVYR from the coding sequence ATGCGTACGCCCATCATCGCTGGCAACTGGAAGATGAATAAAACCATCGCCGAGGCGGAAGAGCTGGTGAAGGGGATGCTCGATGGCCTGACGGCGGTTCAGAATGTGGAGAAGGTGTTGTGCCCGCCCTTCGTGGATCTGGATCGGGTGGCGACGCTGATCCGGGGGACGGATATCGGACTGGGTGCCCAGAACATGCACTGGGAGGAGAAGGGCGCGTTCACGGGGGAGATCTCGCCCTTGATGCTGGTGGATCTATGCCAGTACGTGATCCTGGGGCACTCGGAGCGGAGGGCCTATTTCGGTGAGACGGACGAGCTCGTGAACCGTAAGGTGAAGGCGGCGCTGAGCCACGGTCTGACCCCCATCATCTGCGTGGGGGAGACGGAGGCCCAGTACGACGCGGGGGAGACCGAGTCCGTGGTGCGCGGGCAGGTGGAGGGCGTGCTCGACGGACTCACGGCGGACCAGGTCGCGAAGGTGGTCATCGCCTATGAGCCCGTGTGGGCGATCGGGACGGGCAAGGCTGCCACTGCCGAGCAGGCACAGCAGGTGATCGGCGGCGTGGTGCGGGCGACCATCGAGCGTTTGTATGGCCGGGATGTGGCCGAGCAGGTGCGCATCCAGTACGGCGGGAGCACCAACAGCAAGAACATCCGGGAGATCATGTCCCAGCCGGATGTGGACGGCGCTTTGGTGGGCGGGGCCAGCCTGCGGGCGGACGAGTTTGTGGCCATGATCCGCATCACCTCCGAGGTGTATCGCTGA
- a CDS encoding TRASH domain-containing protein, which yields MARVEGSGMLICDGCGVEITWAPVRQRDRVFCCKTCARGLPCRCDDIEDAEPFDPRLDRFEFLPD from the coding sequence ATGGCACGCGTGGAAGGATCGGGAATGTTGATCTGTGACGGCTGCGGAGTGGAGATCACATGGGCCCCTGTGAGGCAACGGGATCGCGTGTTCTGCTGCAAGACGTGCGCCCGCGGGCTGCCCTGCCGATGCGATGACATCGAGGATGCGGAGCCCTTCGATCCCCGGTTGGATCGGTTCGAGTTCCTGCCCGATTGA
- the alr gene encoding alanine racemase, with product MAIFPSIPDRPTWLEIDLDAISENVRRVREIVGPHVRIMAVVKANAYGHGLFQIAHAAVAGGVSMLGVACLSEAHMLQEAGIAIPMLVLGYTPAWQAQDTVRHGVRVTLFDLDTAFALSEAARLVGRPAYVHIKIDTGMGRLGILPEEVPDFVEAVARLPGVEIEGVFTHFSVADAADKEYTYWQLERFHRALDVIRDLGVHVPLVHAANSAALLTVPESRFNMVRLGIAMYGLAPSAETPLPPGFRRALSWKTIIAQVKTLPPGSFVSYGNVYRTQGEERIAVIPVGYADGFRRSPTHWGSVLVRGQRAPVVGRVCMDQTMINVTHIPGVRQGDEVVLIGRQGDEEITADEVAIHLGTINYEVISEILARVPRITTSSSNGHRW from the coding sequence ATGGCGATCTTTCCTTCCATCCCGGACCGGCCGACATGGCTGGAGATCGATCTGGATGCGATCAGCGAGAACGTCCGCCGCGTTCGGGAGATCGTGGGGCCGCATGTGCGGATCATGGCGGTGGTGAAGGCCAACGCGTACGGGCATGGGCTGTTCCAGATCGCGCACGCGGCTGTGGCCGGCGGCGTCTCGATGCTGGGCGTGGCCTGTCTGTCCGAGGCGCATATGCTGCAGGAGGCCGGGATCGCCATCCCCATGTTGGTGTTGGGATACACCCCGGCCTGGCAGGCGCAGGATACCGTGCGCCACGGCGTGCGCGTCACCCTCTTCGATCTGGATACCGCCTTCGCATTGAGCGAGGCGGCTCGCCTCGTCGGCCGTCCGGCTTACGTCCATATCAAGATCGACACGGGCATGGGACGCCTGGGCATCCTCCCGGAGGAGGTGCCGGACTTCGTGGAGGCGGTGGCGCGCCTGCCCGGCGTCGAGATCGAGGGGGTCTTTACCCATTTCTCCGTGGCCGACGCGGCCGATAAGGAATACACGTACTGGCAGTTGGAGCGGTTCCACCGCGCGCTGGATGTGATCCGGGATCTTGGCGTCCACGTCCCCCTGGTCCACGCGGCGAATTCGGCCGCGCTGCTTACCGTGCCGGAGAGCCGCTTCAATATGGTGCGGCTGGGTATCGCCATGTACGGCCTGGCACCCTCGGCGGAGACGCCCCTGCCGCCTGGATTTCGCCGTGCGCTGAGTTGGAAGACCATCATCGCTCAGGTGAAGACGTTGCCGCCGGGCAGCTTCGTCAGCTATGGGAACGTGTATCGCACACAAGGGGAGGAGCGTATCGCCGTGATCCCGGTGGGATATGCCGATGGCTTCCGACGGTCGCCCACGCACTGGGGGAGCGTGCTGGTGCGGGGGCAGCGGGCGCCTGTGGTGGGCCGGGTGTGCATGGATCAGACCATGATCAATGTGACCCACATCCCGGGCGTCCGGCAGGGCGACGAGGTGGTGCTGATCGGCCGTCAGGGGGATGAGGAGATCACGGCGGATGAGGTAGCCATCCACCTGGGCACCATCAACTACGAGGTGATCTCGGAGATCCTGGCCCGTGTCCCGCGCATCACCACGTCATCCTCCAATGGGCATCGCTGGTGA
- the dnaK gene encoding molecular chaperone DnaK translates to MGKIVGIDLGTTNSVVAVMEGGEPVVIPTAEGGHLCPSVVAFTKNGERLVGQTAKRQAVVNPENTIYSIKRLMGRRIDDPETKRTMEMVPYKIVAGPQEDARVYIPVVDKVYTPQEISAMILSKLKRDAEAYLGEPVTQAVITVPAYFNDSQRQATKDAGQIAGLEVLRIINEPTAAALAYGLDKKTDETILVFDLGGGTFDVSILEVGEGVIEVKATNGDTHLGGDDWDERIVEWIIQEFKKDQGIDLSNDRQALQRLREAAEKAKIELSTLTETEINLPFITADASGPKHLQMKLTRSKFEQLTEDLVERCRGPFERALQDAGLSAQDLDEVVLVGGSTRMPMIQDLVRELTGKEPHKGVNPDEVVAIGAAIQAGVLGGEVRDVLLLDVTPLSLGLETLGGVMTVLIPRNTTIPTRKTEVFTTAEDNQTAVDIHVLQGERPMAADNKTLGRFRLEGIPPAPRGVPQIEVTFDIDANGILHVTAKDKATGKEQSVRITASTNLTKEEVERMVREAREHEREDQRRRELAEARNTADGLIYATEKALRELGDRVPATDRGRVENLINDLREAVKGEDIQKIRSLTEQLQQASHALSQQLYQQQQAPSDGGGGGGETPPSGDDEDVVEGEYRQV, encoded by the coding sequence ATGGGCAAGATCGTAGGTATTGACCTGGGGACGACGAACTCTGTGGTGGCCGTCATGGAGGGGGGTGAGCCGGTGGTGATCCCGACGGCCGAGGGGGGACATCTGTGCCCGTCGGTCGTGGCGTTTACCAAGAACGGCGAGCGACTGGTCGGACAAACGGCCAAGCGCCAGGCGGTGGTGAACCCGGAGAACACCATCTACTCCATCAAGCGGCTCATGGGGCGGCGTATCGACGACCCGGAGACGAAGCGCACGATGGAGATGGTGCCTTATAAGATCGTGGCTGGCCCCCAGGAGGACGCCCGGGTGTATATCCCGGTGGTGGACAAGGTGTATACGCCGCAGGAGATCTCGGCGATGATCCTGAGCAAGCTCAAGCGAGACGCCGAGGCGTACCTGGGCGAGCCGGTCACGCAAGCGGTCATCACCGTTCCGGCGTACTTCAACGACTCGCAACGCCAGGCGACCAAGGACGCCGGCCAGATCGCCGGCCTGGAGGTGCTGCGCATCATCAACGAGCCCACGGCGGCCGCTCTGGCTTACGGATTGGACAAGAAAACGGACGAGACCATCCTGGTCTTCGACCTGGGTGGCGGCACCTTTGACGTCTCCATCCTGGAGGTGGGCGAGGGCGTCATCGAGGTGAAGGCCACCAACGGTGACACGCATCTGGGCGGCGATGACTGGGATGAGCGCATCGTCGAGTGGATCATTCAGGAGTTCAAGAAAGATCAGGGCATTGATCTGAGCAATGATCGACAGGCGCTGCAGCGATTGCGCGAGGCCGCCGAGAAGGCGAAGATCGAGCTCTCGACCTTGACGGAGACGGAGATCAACCTGCCGTTCATCACGGCGGACGCCAGCGGCCCGAAGCATCTGCAGATGAAGCTCACGCGCAGCAAGTTCGAGCAGCTGACCGAGGATCTGGTCGAGCGCTGCCGCGGCCCGTTCGAGCGTGCGCTCCAGGACGCGGGGCTCAGCGCCCAGGATCTGGACGAGGTTGTGCTGGTGGGCGGTTCCACCCGCATGCCCATGATCCAGGACCTGGTGCGCGAGCTGACGGGCAAGGAGCCGCACAAGGGCGTAAACCCGGATGAGGTCGTGGCGATCGGCGCGGCGATCCAGGCGGGCGTGCTCGGCGGCGAGGTTCGGGATGTGCTCCTGTTGGACGTGACGCCGTTGAGCCTCGGTCTGGAGACCCTGGGTGGCGTGATGACGGTGCTGATTCCGCGCAACACGACCATCCCGACCCGGAAGACGGAGGTCTTCACCACGGCCGAGGACAACCAGACGGCGGTGGACATCCACGTCCTCCAGGGCGAGCGTCCCATGGCGGCGGACAACAAGACGTTGGGCCGCTTCCGGCTGGAGGGCATCCCACCCGCCCCGCGTGGCGTGCCACAGATCGAGGTGACCTTTGACATCGATGCCAACGGCATCCTGCACGTCACCGCCAAGGACAAGGCGACGGGTAAGGAGCAGAGCGTCCGCATCACCGCCTCCACCAACCTGACCAAGGAGGAGGTGGAGCGCATGGTGCGTGAGGCTCGCGAGCACGAGCGAGAGGACCAGCGCCGACGCGAGCTGGCGGAGGCCCGGAACACGGCCGACGGCCTGATCTACGCCACGGAAAAGGCGCTGCGTGAGCTGGGTGATCGCGTGCCCGCCACCGATCGCGGACGCGTGGAGAACCTGATCAACGACTTGCGGGAGGCCGTTAAGGGCGAGGATATCCAGAAGATCCGGAGCCTGACCGAACAACTGCAACAGGCCAGCCATGCGCTGAGCCAGCAGCTCTATCAGCAACAGCAGGCGCCCTCGGACGGCGGCGGAGGCGGCGGCGAGACGCCACCCTCCGGCGACGACGAGGACGTGGTGGAAGGCGAGTACCGCCAGGTGTAA
- a CDS encoding nucleotide exchange factor GrpE, which produces MNRYFYDDPFGRPWRAGRPRRVRVPVRVEDETPTTEEQPMHEETIAKPTMSQEAMSDQTEFKTLTECQEALEKARAEAAEWKDRYLRLQADLENMRKRLERRYAAEAEREKERILQAMLPVADHLEFALRHASGRDEPLQQGVALTLKAFQDALAALDVRPIEAKDQPFDPNVHEAVGVEPTSAVEPGIVVAEEQKGYTYGDRVLRPARVRVSTSPDRASRIERDA; this is translated from the coding sequence GTGAACCGTTACTTTTACGATGATCCCTTCGGCCGGCCCTGGCGCGCCGGCCGCCCGAGGCGGGTACGTGTGCCCGTCCGGGTAGAGGACGAAACGCCAACAACCGAAGAACAACCGATGCACGAGGAGACGATCGCCAAACCGACGATGTCTCAGGAAGCCATGTCAGACCAAACGGAGTTCAAGACGCTGACGGAGTGCCAGGAAGCTCTGGAGAAGGCTCGGGCGGAGGCGGCGGAGTGGAAAGACCGCTACCTGCGGCTGCAGGCCGATCTGGAGAACATGCGCAAGCGGCTGGAGCGTCGCTACGCGGCCGAGGCCGAGCGGGAGAAGGAGCGCATCCTGCAGGCCATGCTTCCCGTAGCCGATCACCTGGAATTCGCACTGAGACACGCGAGCGGCCGGGATGAGCCGCTGCAACAGGGTGTGGCGCTGACGCTGAAGGCCTTCCAGGACGCGCTGGCGGCCCTGGACGTCCGGCCCATCGAGGCGAAGGACCAGCCCTTCGACCCGAACGTGCACGAGGCCGTAGGTGTGGAGCCCACGTCCGCCGTAGAGCCGGGCATCGTGGTCGCGGAGGAGCAGAAGGGGTACACGTATGGCGACCGGGTGCTCCGTCCCGCGCGCGTGCGGGTGAGCACCTCGCCGGATCGGGCGTCCCGCATCGAGCGCGACGCCTGA